In Meles meles chromosome 2, mMelMel3.1 paternal haplotype, whole genome shotgun sequence, the sequence TCCTTTGGGTTTTTATTAACCATTTTATGCATCTAGGTGCTACTAAGTTGGGTATGTAAATAGTTATAATCATTATATATTCtcgttggattgtcccctttattattgtatagtgttctttttctcttcttacagtctttgtttcaaggtgtattttgtccaatataagtattgctactctggctttcttttgacaccaCTTGCATgacagatgtttctccatcctttcactttcaatctgtagttgtcttcaggtctaaaatgtgtcttttatatgcagcatatagatgggtcttgctttatTATCATTCTTCAAACTTATGTCTTTTGATGGGAGTGCTTCATCCCTTTACATTCAAAATAACTATTGATAAATagatacttattgccattttcttacttgttttgtggttgtttctgaagattttcaccgatcctttcttgtcttcctctctttcatgttttgttgattttcttgatttatatatctggatttctttctctttattctacaTAATTTGTTAGTGGGTTTGAAAGATGCTTACCATCTGTTTGTGTATAACCTTttctgcatataacagtctatagtAAGTTGATGGTGATTCAAGTTTGAGCccattcctcctttctctccttctcacattttaggtatatgtcatcatattttatatccttttttgtgagttccttgactaaCTTTTACAGATAtactcatttttactgcttttgtgtttcctatatttatactgtcacttttggtctctcctttccattcagagtcatttaatatttcttgcagagttGGTCTCGTGCCCACAAActcctttatcttttgtttgtctgggaaactctctttccttctattctgaatgattgccttcctggatagagtattcttggctagcGAGCCCTCCCACTCAGCATTTTTAATATATCATAGCACTATCTTCTGGCTTGCCtaatttctgttgaaaaatctcctgctagccttgtgggttttcccttgtaagttaaggacttctttcCTTTGTAAGTTAAGGAGTTCTtttgctgctttaaaatttttttctttttcactgtatttataaatttaattgcAATATATTTTGGTGTCTGTCTGCTTTTATTGTATTTGTTGATTGGTCTCTGttcctcctggatctggatgtctgtttacTTCCAGAGAATAGGTAagtttttagttatttctttctttgaataagttttctgtctctctcttctctctctccttctgggactcctatacaATGTAAGTTACTACATTtaatggagtcactgagttccctaagtctattctcattttacataattcttctttctctttttgttccactgattactttccattactctgtcttctaagTCACTAATTAGTTCCTCAGCTTCTTCCATCCTTCTGTCCATTCTATCAAGTTGTGTTTCTCATTTCACTTAGTGTATCCATTGTCTCTACTATGTTACTAATTATCTATTTTAAGGGTCTCACTCATGTCTGCCACTCTTtcttcaagtccagtgagtatcctcATGATCATTGTTTTGTCTTTATATATCGGTCATGTCCTTATATCTGTTCtgcttagatctctggccatggccttaTCCTGTTCATTTAGGATAAACTTCtctatctcctcattttgtctgcttctctgtgtctgtttctctgtgttaagaaagtcagctgtgtcttctgctcttgaaagtgGTCACTTTATGAAGAGGAGGTCCTAGTGTGCCCTCCAGTGCAgtgtgtctgagtcacttttcctttttgtGCAGTTGTCTGCACTGACTTTCTGCCCGTCATGGTCTGTGCTTGCTCTCCATTAGGGGACCCAAGCAGATGAGCTCTTGGGGGTCATGATAGTAGGGAACTTGGGATCAGGGCAGTTGGTGTTAGCAAAATGCTGCTGGGCCATTATTCCTATGCCAGGTTCTTGGTGGCTGGTGGTTGCATGCCAGTGCAGCCAGGGGCATGCAGCTGAGCATAATATGATGGTTTGGCTCATATTTAACTGTTTTGAATTATCTAAACATTTATTCTCTAGCTCAGTATTCACAGAGTCAGTGAGGATATTATAGCTTCTTGGCACCAATACCAAGTCCTTAGAGATTGGTTGAACTCATTTTGGAAACAGAAAGTtcaattcatttttctgttccaaACAAAACTACTCTTCCACCCTATGTTAATAAACCAGATATATTTGCATCACTCATAGAAAGTCACAGTTCTATCAGAAATTAGAGCACCTGATGAGCAATAGAAAAGACAGGATTGGTATCtaatacttaaaaacaacaataatcaaTTGGTTTTGAAGTGGGCATATTAATCATAGATTTTCTGTCACCAAAACACAGAAATGTGTCCTTGTAATAAACTGCTCCCTAGGGTCAGAGCATTATTACTAACAATGTAGCACGACATCTAAATaatcttttattctttaaaactgTGTATGCTGTTCATGCTCTTAAAATGTTCATCAACATTAAAGATAACACTAAAAACAGCCTATTGGCCAAAACACACAATATGCACAGGTACACACAGATATCCATACTTGAAAGTGTCCTCCCAAGTTAAACTCTCTAATGGCAAAAAATACTGCTAAGTAattgcttttattaatttaagaTTTCTATTCTAGAGATGGTAAATATTATAAACATGATTAAGGCTTTTATGATTCTAACATCATCGTATGTTCCTTTATGACTGATGTCCcatagttgaatttaaatttctctCTGCCACTTTAAAACAAGGTGATGCACACGTGACTCTATTATCCTTTGGTGGTAGACAAGCATGAGTTGACCCCATATCCAATTAGAACGTGTtccaatggggcacctggatggctcattcattaagtgtctgcctttggcttaggtcatgatctcggggtcctgggatcaagcctctcattGAGTTTCCTGCtgggtaggaagcctgcttctccctctctccctcttcctgcttatgttccctctcttgctgtgtctctctatcaaataaataaaatctttaaaaaaaaaagacgactaTGTCCTCAGCCTTTTGAGAATTTGGCACAGCTAAGATCATACTTCTCTAAACATTATAATTACCGGACATCTCCTGGTACCCATTTAGTATGTTACTGAATTTTTACCCTATTTGTTATTGTTACATTATATGTACACTAAGATTTTGGTTAAATGTCCCACCATTTTGGCCTTTTCCTATATCTTACAAATCAAGTTTACATTCAGAGTTTGGTGTTCCAAAGACCTCAGCTAAAATAAGAACTCACTTATCAGCAACATAAATATTGAATATGATtaaaatcactttcttttcttctctagatTTTACCAACACACAGTTTTAGGAGATTTACAGAAGTTGTGATCGATATATGCCATTGTGGAGAACATAACACTTTTTGTACTGtacaagataattttttaatggaGATTATTTTCTAAGTGTCAAAGtaggaaaaagtaaaaagtggggaaagataaattataaaaattatttttaaaaggaaaatgctgCTTATGCTCAGGCAGttcttaaatataataatttagtaATTTAAACTGACTAGAAATGTACCTATTTTATTCCAAATGTGTTTTCTTATTCACAGTGAAATATTTAATGATGCATCAGAGACAGTCCaaaaaatggtcaaaattaatATTCATTACATAACATTGAGGCTGAATTTGTTTACTCAATGAGCAATTGTGGATTTAATATCCAAGATTGGTTATCCTCTCATATTACTTGCCAGAATATTTCAAATAGGGTAGTTCTGCTTTGTGAGACAAAAAGTCATAGTTATACATGGAAATGATTCAAACATAAAACATTTGGAAAGGAAATATACAATAGAGTAGACAAACTAAATTTTTTCCTCCCTCAATCCATTATtagttttaaacaaataaaatcacattttatgtGATTATGTAGCTTACATAATAAAGTATAGGCAGTATGTTCCAAACTAATCTGTTCCAAcaggtataaaaaataaaataacataaaaagtgACATTATCTggtggccaaaaaaaaaatcctacatgatttaaatttttcttaaaagaatacGATTGAGGCAGTCTTTCCAGTGGTAATATTCAAATGTTTTACTTAAATTAGGATGGTCAAATTGTTTGGTCTCTCTACTTCAACTGGATATTAGCGTAGGGACTTAAATTGCATAATGCTAACAATTGCACATAATTCTAGCAATTGATTTTGGAAAAGACAATGATAGATGTTTTGCTATTCTTATTCCAAATCAAATGGTCTTGCATAGATTTTGCCTATCCAGAATTTCAGATTCCACTGAGTGCTTTGGAAAGAAAGGCATTTCCCCCTGATATTATTATAGATACTGTTTGCAGCCTCACAAAGCCTCCAGCCTATGCAGTGAAATCTAAGATACAGGCAAGGACACATGTTCATAAAATTTGTAAATGTGCCACTCAAAATGttacttcttttcatttctttcaagattgtgtttatttatttaacagacagagatcacaagcatgcagaacagcaggcagagagaggggtggggaagcagtctccctgctaaggAGAGCtcaatgttgggcttgatcccaggatcctgggatcatgacctgagccaaaggcagaggctttaacccactgagccacccaagtgcccctatttcttctcatttctaacACTCACATCACCACTAGCACTCTGATAGACAGAGGGAAGGCTAAAAAATTGATTACATTGGTAAATAAATAACTCTGATAGATTAAAGAGGTTTAATTTAACAGAGGTTTATAGCTGATTAACACAACACAGAAAATGTCATTGAATTTGTTTCCTTGAATAAGACAGCACATGTTCGACCATGCTACCCACATACCAATTTGTACTAAGCAACAGTCATTTGACAAATAGTAATCTCATAGTCTTGAAAGAGTTAATATTCCACGGTACAAAACAGTTTGTCCACTGGAAAACCAGGTACAacttattatatatttgaatttcaggagggaaaaaaacatatttagCTAAGGACTTCCTGCTTATTAATATTATAGTGAAGAAGCCAGCGATATGTTGAATGTTTATGAAACTTCTACAGTGAGATTCCCTTAGAGGAAATCTGAGAGTTTGACTTTGGTCCTCATGAGTTGCTTTTTCATTGTCATTATTTTAACTAGATAGTATTCTGATGTAGGGAAGAACAACATTTCAAGACTTTAAGTTACATATCTGATTTTAAGGTGAGATACTCTACTTGGCAGACAATTTTTAAAGTGCAGAGTTTCTATTAAGTATTTTTGCTACTgtataaattaaacaaaattctaTAAAGAGCAAAGGAATATACAGTTAGCAACATAGTAGTTTATCCCCAGCATCAAGATAAAAGTatcctgcattttaaaaagtttaggttaacatggtaaattttttACGGTTCAGTTATCTGAAACTTggaacatagttttaaaaattatctatactATTTAGTGTTGGTTCTGACTAgaacatttacatataaatgaCTTGATGGGCAAAGTTTTAGAGATAACTTACATACACACGCGCGCACGCAGACCTTCCTCCCAGCCACAAACCCTAATTTAGTGTTTCCCAAATACACTTGATGAAAACAGTTATCAGAGGAACCTTGTAAAACATATGGTAGAACTTTCCAAGGAGATTCTGATCATCTAGATATAGAGATATTCACAAATATATCCAGTTCACTTTTTACCTTGTGTATATAACTGCAAATCATCAACTCTTTCTACTATGTAATAGTTTTGTTGAAGAActtgaaaacacaagaaaacatgGCTCTAATTTCCTGCAAAGCATTCCAGTAACAAACTTGACAGTGGTCCTAAATAGCTTTTTGGAGTAAACCAGAGCCATAATTTCTGAAACCATAGTTTATGTGTGCACTTTTTCTTCTCCTAGACTTTTAGGATTATTAGGGCAATCAAACACTGAAATGAATTATTAAAGAGTATTGCTTTGAaatatctataaaagaaaaagtatctgGGTTAAATATTTACTTGCCCCACTAGATTATAAATCTAGGACACATTCAGCATTGTATATAAGGATCTACAGCTCTTTGATTCTTTATCAGTTTTAACCAAACTGATTAGATGACTTCATAAATTAACAGATCAGTTCAAAACGGTTTGTCAGTAACCCGAATAATAATGATCTTCAGTGACATAATAATAAAGCCAATGTCTAATAAAGTCAAATAGAGTTTTATGTTTCACTATTTTCAAATACTATGGTTATTGACATTCAAACAAGAGTTCTGTCATATACTTAACTCTTTATCTAGTTGAATGTGCAACTTTTAGTAGAGAGTGACCACATTCATAATCCTGCCTATAGTTACCCAATGCTACCGAATCCCAACTGAAAACTTGGTTATGGTTGTTGCTATTATGTCAAGGTGTTCCCTGATTTATTTTCAGCCTTTCACTGTGTAATGAATCAATCATtccacttttctctttttgttccatTTGCTTGTTTATAACTATGATACATCGTTTATTTTCCAATGAGAAATCCTCAAAAAGTGGAGGAAAAAGCAATTCCTTTGTGATATTCATTTGCAATAAAAGtctgcacactctttctcttcttGAATACATTTAgcagttttaattaaaattaccGACCCACCCTTGTCCCTGAACCACATTCTCGAGTTAATGTTTAGCTCTCTGTATGTTCTGAATTTCTTTTCATAAGCAGAATTAGAGACTTATCCAAGAGGCTGATAGCATATGAGCTCATGAACTAGAGGCAACCTCTTAGAAGTGTGTGTTTTCTCAACTATGCTGTGTTTCTAGGCATCCGTCAAGAAGGAAGCAAACATGAAAATGAGTAAGGCCTTAGGCAGTGTGTATATCTTGCCAGCGGTGCTTTGTCTTTTAAACAGAGTCCACTTTTATTAGGTTATTGTTGGTCATTAATGGAGAGGGTATGCACTTAACCCTATGTGCTGCATCATTCGAAATAAATATTCTGGCTGTACACAGTGAGACTATAATCCTTCTGTATTCCTTTCTGAAATTTTGGTTCAGTAGCCCATATATGATTGCATTGAGGCAACTGTTGAAATATGCCATGTAGTAACTGGCCACAAAGAGCCACTCTGGGATCCGGGGCCCCATGCTGGCAGGGTCTGAAGCCACAGCAAGACCAATAAAGTTGAGAGGAGCCCAGCAAATGGcaaaaaggacaaaaaccacaAACATGGTGACAAAATTCCTGAAGTCCTGTGGTTTCATTTTGGGTGTATTGTTGGGTTTCACCCTCTGTCTGACCTGAAGAACCAGGATCCATATTCTTAGGTAACAGAAGATGACTATAGTCATGGGAACTATGAAATGGAAAACCACCACAGCTATGGTGTATGCTGAACTGATAGACTGTGCAAAGGTGCAGGAGTAGACCCTTGGGTCATACTGCAGGGTTCCGGTACGCAAGTTGGGCATGACTGCCACGAGCGTCAGCGTCCATATCAGGAACACGTAACAGAGGGAATTCTTGTTACTGTACAGCTTGTCGTACTTGAGACTGTGGCAGATGTAGCAGTAACGGTTAACGGCAATTCCAGTGATATTGAAGACGGAGCCAATGACACTGAGGCCCATCAGGAAACCACTGATTTGGCAGTGCAGGTAGCCCAGGTTCCACCCGTTGTTAAATATAGATGCCAGCACCAAGGGGTAGGGGTAAACAGCCACCACCAGGTCTGCAACCGCGAGGCTCACCACAAATATATTTCCTAAAAGAGGAAGGTTTAGAAAGTACAGGTTACCCCCAGTTTTATATGCATTGCATGGGTTTTTCTTTcacagttcttatttttttaaagagctgtttCTGCAACCCCATTAACCTGGCATCACAGAGACTGCCATATTATAACTGAAATGGAGACCACTTTCATCAGGAAGCAAGCCCACTGTTGCCCTTGTCAAGTCAATTCCACTGTTCGCAAATTCCCACATTCCTAAGACAAGGCGTATTTCATGTTCAAAACTGTTATTTTTCAAACTATTTGGTTGCTGTTCTTGGACAGCAGTGAACCCTTGACCCTTGGTATAATAGTTAagaaaaagaggtttttttttcccaccaactTTCTTGTTTAGAATATTGGCTTCACCCCCTCTTAGCTGTCTAACTGGGGCAAGTTATATTATCTCACCAaatgtcagtttcctcttctgtaagatggggataatgATAGTACCCTCTTCATAAGGCTATGATGAGGTCAAGGTGAGGCATTCCACATCAAATGCTGAGCAGTGTCTGTGATACGTGTTTAATGAATGTTGTTGGTGTTCTATAACACTCTCACCTCAATCTAAAGGAAAAGGTAGAAATACTTCTAGATTTCATAAAGAACCtaaagtataaaaattaaaacctaaatATTTTCTATGTTAATATAATAACACATTTGGAAGTATAAAAACAAGGAAGTCTAGTCAAATTTTGTAAGATCTCTGCAAGCATGTTCTTTGCTTTTGCAGCtcatttgcctttgtttcttacTATTCCTTCTGCCTTCAATGGCTCttctctcttaatttttaaaatgctacccATTTTCCCAAATCCATCTTAAATGGAAATGCTCCAAGCCTTtcttattttagtatatgtgctgctgaaacGAGCACTCCAAGCCTTTCTTATTTGCCCAACTATAGGAAGACCTTCCTCCTCCGTAGGCTTCTAAATCActttattttatcacatttagTTGAGAGTAAGTTATAATAAATGACATTCAGTAAAACTTTATTAACTGCATTTAATAAATGCAGGTACTGGCTAAACAGGAAGGAACAGCCAGGGATCCTATGATCCTCaaacttagaaaaacaaaattaaaagagagagaaagaagtataAGAGTATGTGTAGAAAAAGAGGCAGCAAGGAATGGGTGAGCTAGGAAGAAGCAGGTAAGAACATTCTAGGTGGAGTAACTATatattttgccttttattatatttatttgtaaacttgtttcctttatttctataCCATATGCCCTAAGAGTGTGTCCTTGAATAGTAGTTCCCAGTTGAGAATTTTGCTCAACTGCTTGATGACAGATATTAAAATGTGATCTCCCaatatctgaaataaaacaaCCTTTGTATTTGAGGtcctatttaattatttttactccCTGTCCCTCCAAAAATTGCAAAGAAGTGAAGTAAAAGAACAGTTGTGGCTAAAAATAGGGAAGGTTTTGTCATAGAGGTAGGAATTTCAGATAAATTGCTGtaaaaacaatttctttgaaaactggTTACATGAGGCCAAattaaagcaataaaaacaaatttatttttccccaaagaacAATTTCAATCAccagtgaaatatttaaattccaAAGTGGGCttgttttaatgaatttttaactcaaaatgcataatactttaaaaatatgtataatatatgaaaTTCAGCTACAAATTACCATCAGAGCAGCCCATTTTTACCCACAACATCACGATGACAAACTGACATAAATagagttatttttaaagagcttAAGTATAAGATAATAAACAATGTCCTAGATTTCTTTCATAGCTTTAATCCTCTGCTCCATTTAGTTTATAGCAATTATGCTTCTTTTTGTTCCAGTCATTACATTAATTAAGTCATTAGTTTAGTTTTCTTTGAACTAATCCCCTTCTACAAGtgtctggagaaagaaaaattaagccaTAGACTACGCAGATGTTGCTTTCAGGTAGCTCAGCTGGAAGCTTTGTCGTATCTGctaggggtgtgggggtgtgtgtgtgtgtgtgtgtatgtgatggggaggaagaggagtgaTAACAGTAATTAAATAACTTCATCCTGATTGTACACATTATAAGATCATCTCTTCCGTCTCAGCTCTACGTACCTCCAGAGAGACAGTGATCTATCCTTTTTACAGATACCCGACACTCCCTACAACCACATAGCAGTGTATTctgaaacttaaaataattcCTGTTAATGGCTAGCAAATTGCTTTTCTGTTAGATTTACTTCCACTCCTTTCTGCAGAACAATTATGGACTCATAGGATGTTAAGATCAAGAGAAATATTAGGAATATGAGTGATCACACAGGATAATTCCCACTTTTTAGAcatgaggaaaacagaaacacaaagttAATTTGGATGAAGTCATACAATTAATGTCAAGACAGCAACAGTGCTGTTTATTTGTTATCGTTGCTCAGTGAGTTTCCCAAAGCAAGTTCCTGTGGCCAGAAATATGGGAGTGTTGGGTACTGGGCCCTCGGGCCAGGCTGAGTGCTTCTTCAGGCACAATTCTAAAAAACCATCTTAGAATCagagtgaggggaagggaaggcagtTCCAGATCATTCTACTGGTAACAGGAAGAAACAGCCAACAGccttaaataaaaccttaaattgTGAGGGAAATATGGCACAGATATGAATAAAAATCAGTAACGAGACAGCTGAAAAGTTGCGTCGTCTAAACTGCTGCCTTCAGAACCAGTCCTGGCACTTGCCTCTGGGGATGGCCAAAGCAAGGTGCCATAGCTTTTCTATTTATGTGTTTCTCTTCTTCTCACCATCTTCCCACACCTCAAGCTCTGAACTCCATGAGGACAGTGCCCGTCTGAGATGTCTTTCTTCTCCTCCAGTAAGACCTGGCATCGAGTTATATCTCTAAACAAAATACAGAGTGCATTTATGTTGTATGGACTAAGCTGAAAGGACGTTGAACGCAGGGTTCCAGGGTCATGTTCCCCAATAGAGATGAACTGTGCGAGATGTCAGAGGTGGAAGTGAGTCTCCGCAGCCCCAGGCAGAGTGGCGGCTCGGGCTCTTTGACTCCTGTAGGCTGGCCTGCAGTGATGGGGGCGCCCAGGGAGTGTGGCGTGCCCAcagctcctgctccttctccGAGCTCCACACTGGCTCCGGGAAACCGAGAGACTGATAGGAGTTCCGTTCATCCTCCTGGGTTCTGGTCCTTCCTCTAAGGTTCTTCTTGCTTTCCCTCTCGACACCCATCTTCTCAGCTGCCGTATCTATGGACTTGAggcttgtgatggttaattttatgtgtcaacatGACCAGGTGGTGGGGTGCTCAGAGAGCTGGCTAAAAATTACTTCTAGGTGTGTCTAGGAGCGTGTTTCCAGAGGAAATTAGTATCTGAATAGGCCTGGTAAAGTTGATGTCCTCTTCATTGTGGGTGGGCATTATCCAACCCAGTAAGGGATCAAATAAAAAGGTTGAAGGAAAGAGgaactcactctctctgcctgactactTGGGCTGGATACCAGTCTTTTCAGCCTGAGAACCGGGACTGACACCATAGGTGCTCCTGGTCCCCAGGTCCTTGGTCTCAGACCAGGATTACaccagctctcctgggtctccgaCTTGTGCATGGTAGACTGgggaacttctcagcctccataggCAAGTGAGCCAATTCTTCATAATAAACATACTAAGTCCCTTTTATATAGatgtaaatatatagaatattatagaatatatattaatataggtATATTAATATACTAATAGAATATACTACtctgaataaaatatatactaatatactaaTAGAATATCTATTCTTTCTCTATATGTTCTATTGTATGTATACTGCTAACTATAGAACATGCTATTCTCTGAATagaatatatactaatatattattAGAATATAGATATACTCTTTGAGTTGTATTTCTCTGAAGACCCCTGGTTGATTCAAGGCCCCAGCACCAGACACAGAAACAGTAGCTTCAACTGAACTGTTTAATCAACTCCCATAATTGCTCTACtgattttgtttctcaaaatgaTTAAACCCTGACTGATAGAGAATTTGGTACTAGAAGTAGACCAAGAACCTTAAAGAGGATTTCTCTGTTAACTGGGTTAACTGGATTTGGTTCTCTAATAACACTGGTAGTTCATGGCATGCAGTGGAAAAAAAGTTACTTAAATTATCAC encodes:
- the MTNR1A gene encoding melatonin receptor type 1A, encoding MAALWGAPGGTPKGNGSALLNASQRAPGGGAGAGPRPSWVACTLAFILIFTIVVDVLGNLLVILSVYRNKKLRNAGNIFVVSLAVADLVVAVYPYPLVLASIFNNGWNLGYLHCQISGFLMGLSVIGSVFNITGIAVNRYCYICHSLKYDKLYSNKNSLCYVFLIWTLTLVAVMPNLRTGTLQYDPRVYSCTFAQSISSAYTIAVVVFHFIVPMTIVIFCYLRIWILVLQVRQRVKPNNTPKMKPQDFRNFVTMFVVFVLFAICWAPLNFIGLAVASDPASMGPRIPEWLFVASYYMAYFNSCLNAIIYGLLNQNFRKEYRRIIVSLCTARIFISNDAAHRVKCIPSPLMTNNNLIKVDSV